One window from the genome of Bacillus carboniphilus encodes:
- a CDS encoding amino acid ABC transporter permease, with amino-acid sequence MTLDFAQIVPSIPFILYGIWVTLKFVIVSALIGFALGTILALFKIGKVKVLKWLADAYTSVFRGTPLILQLMIIYFAVPQLIGYDISAFMAGILAFGLNSGAYISEIIRAGIQAVDKGQLEASKALGVPYRMMMKDIILPQAMKNILPALMNEFITLTKESAIISTIGTMDIMRRAQIVGADTWLYFEPFLIAGLIYYIMVMSLTLLGKWMERRLKQSD; translated from the coding sequence ATGACTTTGGATTTTGCCCAAATCGTGCCTTCTATTCCGTTCATTCTTTACGGGATATGGGTTACGTTAAAATTTGTCATAGTATCAGCGCTAATTGGATTTGCTTTAGGAACGATTTTAGCACTATTTAAGATTGGTAAAGTCAAAGTTTTAAAGTGGTTGGCGGATGCCTATACATCGGTGTTTCGCGGAACCCCTCTAATATTACAATTGATGATTATCTATTTTGCCGTTCCCCAGTTAATCGGCTACGATATCTCCGCTTTTATGGCTGGGATCCTAGCCTTCGGTTTAAACTCTGGAGCTTACATCTCAGAAATCATTCGGGCTGGAATTCAGGCAGTGGACAAAGGGCAGCTAGAAGCATCGAAAGCACTGGGTGTCCCTTATCGAATGATGATGAAAGATATCATCTTACCGCAGGCTATGAAAAATATTTTGCCAGCGCTAATGAATGAATTTATCACGTTAACGAAAGAATCTGCGATCATCTCAACGATTGGTACGATGGACATCATGCGCCGTGCACAAATTGTTGGGGCAGATACTTGGTTGTACTTCGAACCATTTTTAATAGCGGGTCTCATCTATTACATCATGGTTATGAGCTTAACTCTCCTTGGTAAATGGATGGAAAGGAGATTGAAACAGAGTGATTAA
- a CDS encoding aldo/keto reductase gives MKKIRLGTSDIKVSEISLGCMRMGQLSTEDAAKVIGSAMEVGIDLFDHADIYGGGKSEEVFAEAVGMNPSIREKMILQTKCGIRKGFFDFSKEHILNSVEGSLNRLKTDYIDILLLHRPDTLMEPEEVAEAFSELKESGKVRYFGVSNQNPMQIELLKKYLKDDLIINQLQLSLMHTPIIDAGLNVNMMNDPAVVRASGVLEYSRLNDMTIQAWSPFQYGMIQGPFVGNDEFPEVNAKLRELAEKKGVTDSAIAIAWILRHPAKIQPVVGSMNPARLTEIVKASNVELSREEWYELYRAAGNELP, from the coding sequence TTGAAAAAAATTAGATTAGGTACGAGCGACATAAAGGTGAGCGAAATTTCTTTAGGTTGCATGAGAATGGGGCAGCTTTCAACAGAAGATGCTGCAAAAGTGATTGGCAGTGCAATGGAAGTTGGCATTGACTTATTTGATCACGCGGATATCTATGGCGGGGGAAAATCAGAAGAGGTTTTCGCGGAAGCTGTAGGCATGAACCCCTCTATTCGTGAAAAAATGATCCTTCAGACGAAGTGTGGAATTCGAAAAGGATTTTTTGATTTTTCCAAAGAGCACATTTTGAATTCTGTTGAAGGAAGTTTAAATCGACTCAAGACCGATTACATAGACATTTTACTTCTTCATCGTCCAGATACGTTAATGGAGCCGGAAGAAGTGGCGGAAGCATTTTCTGAGCTGAAGGAAAGCGGAAAGGTTCGATATTTTGGGGTTAGTAACCAGAATCCGATGCAGATTGAGTTGCTGAAAAAGTATTTAAAAGATGATTTGATCATCAATCAGCTTCAGCTAAGTCTCATGCACACTCCGATAATTGATGCAGGGTTAAATGTGAATATGATGAATGATCCGGCTGTTGTTCGGGCGAGTGGGGTGCTTGAGTACAGTCGTTTGAACGATATGACAATCCAGGCTTGGTCTCCGTTTCAATATGGAATGATTCAGGGGCCATTTGTGGGTAATGATGAGTTCCCTGAAGTGAATGCAAAGCTGAGGGAGCTTGCTGAGAAAAAAGGAGTAACGGATTCAGCCATTGCGATTGCTTGGATTTTGCGTCATCCTGCGAAAATCCAGCCGGTTGTTGGTTCGATGAATCCAGCACGATTGACGGAGATTGTGAAAGCATCTAATGTGGAGCTATCTCGAGAAGAGTGGTACGAGCTCTATCGTGCGGCGGGGAATGAGTTGCCGTAG
- a CDS encoding MFS transporter has translation MSNRQNSLQGYIDTPEKKQRLYKKTLLIVVLSQIFGGAGLAAGITVGALLAQDMLGTDRFAGLPIALFTLGSAGAALIIGRLSQRYGRRLGLASGFLTGGVGAIGVILAALTNSIILLFASLLIYGAGTASNLQARYAGTDLAGPNQRAKAVSVALVSTTFGAVAGPNLVGVMGEFATRIGVPALAGPFILAAGAFILAGLMLLLFLKPDPLLVATALAEEEKREQSKQSKGRELLEPEVNKRGVVAGATVMVLTQIVMVAVMTMTPVHMGHHGHGLREVGLIIGIHIAAMYLPSLITGVLVDKVGRTIMASASGVTLLAAGVVAAIAPGESMVALAIALALLGLGWNFGLISGTSIIVDSTTPSTRAKTQGSVDVLIALSGASGGALSGMVMANSNYGTLSMAGGVLALVLIPVMIWSQNYSKKVIQEN, from the coding sequence ATGTCAAATAGGCAGAATAGCCTTCAAGGTTACATAGATACCCCTGAAAAGAAACAAAGGTTATATAAAAAGACATTACTAATTGTGGTGTTGTCTCAGATTTTTGGTGGAGCGGGTCTTGCAGCAGGGATTACGGTTGGAGCCTTGCTGGCACAAGATATGCTCGGGACAGATCGGTTTGCGGGGCTTCCCATTGCTCTGTTTACATTGGGTTCAGCTGGGGCTGCCCTTATTATCGGAAGGCTTTCTCAACGGTATGGGCGTCGACTTGGGCTTGCTTCTGGTTTTTTGACAGGTGGCGTTGGGGCAATCGGCGTTATTTTGGCAGCTTTAACAAACAGCATCATTCTTCTTTTTGCCTCTTTACTTATTTATGGGGCAGGTACGGCTTCAAATCTGCAGGCTCGATATGCAGGAACAGACTTGGCGGGTCCTAATCAGCGTGCAAAAGCAGTAAGTGTTGCGCTAGTATCGACAACGTTTGGGGCAGTGGCTGGTCCCAACTTGGTTGGGGTGATGGGGGAATTTGCAACGAGGATTGGAGTCCCGGCTCTAGCAGGTCCTTTCATTTTGGCAGCGGGAGCCTTTATTTTAGCAGGATTGATGCTTCTTCTTTTCCTAAAGCCAGATCCACTATTAGTAGCAACTGCTTTGGCTGAAGAAGAAAAAAGAGAGCAAAGTAAGCAATCAAAAGGTCGTGAGCTTCTAGAGCCAGAGGTAAACAAACGAGGGGTTGTCGCTGGAGCAACGGTTATGGTGCTGACCCAAATCGTTATGGTTGCTGTCATGACGATGACGCCTGTTCATATGGGACATCATGGTCATGGCTTGAGAGAGGTCGGTCTCATTATTGGGATACACATTGCAGCAATGTATCTACCTTCTTTAATCACAGGTGTTCTTGTGGACAAAGTTGGGCGCACAATTATGGCCTCAGCATCAGGAGTTACCCTCTTAGCAGCCGGCGTAGTGGCAGCTATAGCACCAGGTGAATCTATGGTAGCCCTCGCGATTGCCCTTGCTTTACTTGGACTCGGTTGGAATTTTGGACTTATTAGTGGTACTTCCATAATCGTCGATTCAACTACTCCATCCACTCGGGCTAAAACGCAAGGATCAGTGGATGTTCTCATCGCTTTATCCGGTGCATCAGGAGGAGCGCTTTCGGGGATGGTGATGGCAAACTCGAATTACGGCACCCTGTCAATGGCGGGCGGAGTACTTGCATTGGTTCTAATCCCTGTAATGATTTGGTCACAGAACTATTCCAAAAAGGTTATTCAAGAAAATTAA
- a CDS encoding PspC domain-containing protein encodes MRRLSKSTKDKKVSGVCAGVGQYFGIDPTIVRIGFVILTLATAVIPCLIGYIFADWVMPKDNEV; translated from the coding sequence ATGAGACGATTATCAAAGTCTACGAAGGATAAAAAAGTGAGTGGAGTCTGTGCGGGCGTCGGGCAGTATTTTGGGATTGATCCGACTATTGTTCGGATTGGTTTTGTGATTCTTACGTTAGCGACAGCAGTTATTCCATGTCTTATTGGATATATTTTTGCTGACTGGGTAATGCCTAAGGATAATGAGGTTTAA
- a CDS encoding helix-turn-helix domain-containing protein, which translates to MENRIRSYRIQKNITQEELANGIVSTSYLSKIENGSVEPSQEVLNLLYERLGVDLQEINPKNISIQIKKCYRNILLGNETLATDELSRLKQKGSLYEKKFEIKIQLLESRILINQQDLDGALRLLSKYDRNQESFSIAAKRFYHINKGLIDYYSGNFVDSNAHFLMAEKLIDELSDNLEIGEIYYFIALTYSQLQKASHSIESTKKALKVYQSTYLQKKCVYCHILLGINYRKIREWDQAEESYQWARTICENFNYHEILDSVEQNLGFLYEKKQDHMKALQCYMNSLRYKQKNQDHSGMILTYMSIVRLYYEKENSREAAYWMEKASSIFAEELNLSKDIFIQYKVYKSLLSSDSDDELEEYLSKEVIPYYTENKSYENIVTYSTILSKLYEKKSRYKPAGVYWKKAIEAYQKLVNV; encoded by the coding sequence TTGGAGAATAGAATTCGTTCTTATCGAATACAAAAGAATATAACACAAGAGGAATTGGCGAATGGGATTGTTTCTACCTCTTACCTTTCCAAGATTGAAAACGGTAGTGTGGAACCAAGTCAGGAAGTGTTAAACCTTTTATATGAGCGGCTTGGTGTTGACCTACAAGAAATAAATCCTAAGAATATATCCATTCAGATCAAGAAATGTTATCGCAATATCCTTTTGGGGAATGAAACATTAGCGACAGATGAGCTTTCTCGTTTAAAACAAAAAGGAAGCCTGTATGAAAAGAAATTTGAAATTAAAATCCAGCTTTTGGAGAGTAGGATTTTGATCAATCAACAGGATTTGGATGGGGCATTGAGGCTTCTTAGTAAATACGATAGGAATCAGGAAAGTTTTTCTATTGCGGCAAAGAGGTTTTACCATATTAACAAAGGATTGATTGACTATTATAGTGGGAATTTCGTAGATTCTAATGCTCACTTTTTGATGGCGGAAAAACTAATTGATGAGTTAAGTGATAACTTGGAAATAGGCGAAATCTATTATTTTATTGCTTTGACTTATTCACAACTTCAGAAAGCTTCTCATTCTATCGAGAGCACGAAAAAGGCCTTGAAGGTTTACCAGTCCACATACTTACAAAAGAAATGTGTGTATTGCCATATTCTTTTAGGGATTAACTATAGAAAAATTCGAGAATGGGACCAAGCGGAGGAAAGTTATCAGTGGGCAAGGACCATTTGTGAGAATTTTAATTATCACGAGATTCTGGATTCTGTGGAGCAAAATTTAGGGTTTCTGTATGAGAAAAAACAAGATCATATGAAAGCCCTGCAATGTTATATGAATAGTTTACGTTACAAGCAGAAAAACCAGGATCATTCCGGGATGATTTTAACGTATATGTCTATTGTCAGGCTCTATTATGAAAAAGAGAACAGCAGAGAAGCGGCGTATTGGATGGAAAAGGCAAGTTCGATTTTTGCAGAGGAGCTCAATCTATCTAAGGACATTTTCATTCAGTATAAAGTGTATAAGTCATTGCTTTCTTCAGATAGTGACGACGAGCTTGAGGAATATCTTTCTAAAGAAGTCATTCCATACTACACGGAAAACAAGAGCTACGAAAATATTGTTACATACTCTACTATTCTTTCTAAATTATATGAGAAAAAATCAAGATACAAACCAGCTGGCGTGTACTGGAAAAAGGCGATAGAGGCCTATCAAAAATTAGTGAATGTTTAG
- a CDS encoding DUF3231 family protein, whose product MANPFEAVWNILKTTLDNMDEPHTPLHVIEVGDCWTYLALIEEFIRYEEVGLNTTNDDEVIEMLTDVIKTCESQVRKLSKFMREEGLPLPEVTSAKPKSDHNDIPLGVKLTDDEIANGMSFKVVSCLQFCAKGQVDAIRNDIAIIWLEFFTEWVAIGTTIKTLMRKRGWLKVPPYYYPPGAPKQ is encoded by the coding sequence GTGGCTAATCCGTTTGAGGCGGTTTGGAATATACTTAAGACAACTTTGGATAATATGGATGAACCTCACACCCCTTTACACGTGATTGAAGTGGGGGATTGCTGGACGTATTTGGCTTTAATAGAGGAATTTATCCGGTATGAAGAAGTTGGCTTAAATACAACTAACGACGATGAAGTTATTGAAATGCTGACGGACGTCATTAAAACTTGTGAATCACAAGTTAGAAAGCTTAGTAAATTTATGAGAGAAGAAGGACTCCCATTACCAGAGGTTACCTCAGCCAAACCGAAGTCGGATCATAATGATATCCCTCTTGGGGTCAAGCTAACAGATGATGAAATTGCCAATGGAATGTCTTTTAAAGTGGTAAGTTGCCTGCAATTCTGTGCTAAAGGGCAGGTTGATGCAATTCGGAATGATATAGCTATCATTTGGCTCGAATTTTTCACAGAGTGGGTGGCAATCGGAACGACAATTAAGACACTGATGAGAAAAAGAGGTTGGCTGAAAGTACCGCCGTATTATTATCCACCGGGTGCTCCTAAACAATAA
- a CDS encoding ABC transporter ATP-binding protein: MVRLYTEDLHIGYGERLIVRDLSIEIPDKKITTIIGSNGCGKSTLLKAMTRIIPHQTGSIILDGSHISKGSTKELAKKMAILPQTPESATGLSVGELVSYGRYPYQKGFGRLTTKDMEVINWALEVTGTLDYKYQSVDSLSGGQRQRVWIAMSLAQETDMIFLDEPTTYLDMAHQLEVLELLQKLNREQERTIVMVLHDLNQAARFADYMIAMKDGEIVKAGTSDEVITRDVLRTVFQIDASIGRDPRTNKPMCMTYDLIKGDDKHEEIETFIPAVSGARA; the protein is encoded by the coding sequence ATGGTTCGCCTTTACACAGAGGATCTTCATATTGGCTACGGGGAACGGCTGATTGTACGGGATTTGAGCATTGAAATTCCAGACAAAAAAATAACAACCATTATCGGTTCGAATGGTTGTGGAAAATCGACACTCCTGAAAGCGATGACACGTATTATCCCGCATCAAACAGGCTCAATCATTCTCGATGGAAGCCATATTTCAAAGGGAAGTACGAAGGAATTAGCTAAAAAAATGGCGATTCTTCCTCAGACACCAGAAAGTGCAACAGGCCTATCTGTTGGGGAACTGGTTTCATACGGTCGCTATCCTTATCAAAAAGGGTTTGGTCGCTTAACCACCAAAGACATGGAAGTCATCAATTGGGCGTTAGAAGTGACCGGGACTCTAGATTACAAGTATCAATCTGTTGATTCTTTATCTGGCGGCCAGCGCCAACGCGTATGGATTGCGATGTCACTCGCACAGGAAACAGACATGATTTTTCTTGACGAACCAACTACATATCTCGATATGGCTCATCAACTAGAAGTTTTGGAGCTTCTGCAAAAATTAAATCGAGAGCAAGAGCGTACCATTGTGATGGTTCTTCACGATTTAAACCAGGCAGCCCGTTTCGCAGATTACATGATTGCTATGAAGGATGGAGAGATTGTAAAAGCGGGAACAAGTGATGAAGTGATAACTCGCGACGTACTTAGAACCGTTTTCCAAATCGATGCTTCGATTGGACGTGACCCAAGGACCAATAAACCGATGTGTATGACCTACGATCTGATAAAAGGAGACGATAAACATGAAGAAATTGAGACTTTCATTCCTGCTGTTAGTGGCGCTCGTGCTTAG
- a CDS encoding transporter substrate-binding domain-containing protein has product MNKKFFSFMMIGLLISLLAACGTASSNEEGQGSSTSDTPEKKTKLVMGTSADYPPFEFIDTANGSEFVGFDIDLATYITEQLGYELEIRDMAFDGLIGALQADRVDFVASSMSATEERKKNVDFSEIYFMSGEMLVTLKGSGIESAEDLAGKAVGVQLGSIQEDTANELSEEMADLEVKKLNKVPELIQELKSNRIDAIVLDQSVAEGFLAKSEDLAGILLSEDAAGTAIAFPKGSELTEEFNQVILEMKENGELDKLVEKWIAGEGQ; this is encoded by the coding sequence ATGAATAAAAAGTTTTTTAGTTTTATGATGATTGGTTTACTTATTTCGTTGTTAGCTGCATGTGGGACAGCAAGTTCGAATGAGGAAGGGCAAGGTTCTTCGACGTCAGATACACCTGAAAAGAAAACGAAATTAGTCATGGGAACTTCAGCAGATTATCCACCATTTGAGTTTATCGATACTGCAAACGGTTCTGAGTTCGTTGGTTTTGACATCGATTTGGCGACTTACATAACTGAGCAATTGGGTTATGAGCTTGAGATTCGTGATATGGCTTTTGATGGATTGATTGGTGCCCTTCAAGCGGATCGTGTTGATTTTGTTGCTTCAAGTATGTCGGCTACAGAAGAGCGTAAGAAGAATGTGGATTTCTCGGAAATCTACTTTATGTCTGGTGAAATGCTTGTGACTTTAAAGGGTTCTGGAATTGAGTCGGCTGAAGATTTAGCGGGTAAAGCTGTAGGGGTTCAATTAGGTTCTATCCAAGAGGATACGGCGAATGAACTTAGTGAGGAAATGGCTGACCTTGAAGTTAAGAAATTAAACAAGGTACCAGAACTTATCCAAGAATTGAAATCAAATCGTATTGATGCGATTGTATTAGATCAAAGTGTAGCAGAAGGATTTTTAGCAAAATCAGAGGATTTAGCAGGTATTCTGCTATCTGAAGATGCAGCAGGAACTGCTATTGCATTCCCTAAAGGTAGTGAATTAACAGAAGAATTCAACCAAGTCATTTTAGAAATGAAGGAAAACGGCGAGCTTGATAAGTTAGTAGAAAAGTGGATTGCAGGCGAAGGTCAATAA
- a CDS encoding NAD(P)/FAD-dependent oxidoreductase → MNRADCFDVTIIGGGPAGLYSAFYSGLREMKTKIIDAQPQLGGKVHIYPEKMIWDIGGLTPTTGAKLIEQLVEQGLTFDPEVVLNEKITSISKNEEGLFVLKGASGREHLSKTVIVAVGSGILKPQKLQIEGQDLLGISNLHYTVKSLSYFKEKVVLVSGGGNSAVDWANELEPVAKKVYVTHRKDQLSGHEAQVTQLMNSSADIFFNSTITNLKTSDTKEKIEWVQLTNSETGEVVEIEVDDVLINHGFEQDSSLLENSELDIKMLDNFYIAGNPNSESSVEGLYAAGDILKYDGKLHLIAGAFQDAANAVNKAKQYIQPDASGFAMVSSHNEVFEERNKQIRQRGTEGTGTLSHLKALAK, encoded by the coding sequence ATGAACAGAGCAGACTGTTTTGACGTAACCATCATTGGGGGTGGCCCCGCTGGATTGTATTCTGCCTTTTATAGTGGATTACGAGAAATGAAGACGAAGATTATCGACGCACAACCCCAATTAGGTGGTAAAGTGCACATCTATCCAGAAAAAATGATTTGGGATATCGGGGGTCTCACGCCGACTACTGGGGCTAAATTGATTGAGCAATTAGTAGAACAAGGGCTTACCTTTGATCCAGAAGTTGTGTTGAATGAGAAGATTACGTCTATCTCCAAGAACGAAGAAGGGCTATTTGTGCTAAAAGGGGCGTCCGGACGTGAGCATCTCTCCAAAACCGTCATTGTGGCTGTGGGAAGTGGGATTTTAAAACCTCAGAAATTACAGATTGAAGGTCAAGACCTTCTCGGCATTTCGAACTTACACTACACAGTAAAATCTTTAAGCTATTTTAAAGAAAAAGTGGTGCTCGTTTCTGGTGGCGGAAACAGTGCAGTGGATTGGGCGAATGAGTTAGAGCCTGTGGCTAAAAAAGTCTATGTCACGCATCGCAAGGATCAGCTTTCTGGTCATGAAGCCCAAGTCACACAGTTAATGAACAGCTCTGCCGATATCTTTTTCAACTCTACCATTACTAATTTAAAGACTTCAGACACTAAAGAAAAAATAGAATGGGTTCAGCTCACCAACAGTGAAACAGGTGAAGTCGTGGAAATTGAGGTAGATGACGTGCTCATAAACCATGGTTTCGAACAGGACTCCTCCCTACTTGAGAATAGTGAACTCGATATCAAAATGCTTGATAACTTCTACATTGCTGGCAACCCGAACAGCGAATCATCTGTAGAAGGCCTCTATGCTGCGGGCGACATTCTCAAATACGACGGGAAGCTCCACTTAATTGCAGGTGCTTTCCAAGATGCAGCCAACGCCGTCAACAAAGCAAAACAATACATCCAACCAGACGCATCCGGCTTCGCCATGGTCTCCTCCCATAACGAAGTCTTTGAAGAACGCAACAAACAAATCCGGCAACGTGGGACAGAGGGGACAGGAACCTTGTCCCACCTCAAAGCTTTGGCGAAGTAA
- a CDS encoding LD-carboxypeptidase, which translates to MNRLQKPKALQPGDRIGLIAPSGPVVDPDRVDAAIEKLWEFGFHVTVGKSCHSLYGYLSGDDETRAADINQMFADPKIDGIICLRGGYGTPRLLHKLDYEMIRKNPKLFAGYSDITALHTVFNQRCDLVTLHSPMPASDMLRDFDEFTRESFLRAISSTEPLGELKNPDGEEEIKSLVGGVARGPIVGGNLSLLAGTIGTPYEIDTKAKLLFIEEIDEEPYAVDRMLTQLKLAGKFTDCNGVILGNWNNCVTKGEGRPSLSLLEIFNDVIVPAGKPVIYDVKAGHCKPTLTIPFGVEVILDADASTLTIVESALV; encoded by the coding sequence ATGAATAGATTGCAAAAACCGAAAGCGTTACAACCGGGTGATAGGATTGGGTTAATCGCTCCTTCAGGTCCTGTGGTCGACCCGGACCGAGTGGATGCTGCGATTGAAAAGTTATGGGAGTTTGGCTTTCATGTGACAGTGGGTAAAAGCTGTCACAGTTTGTATGGTTACTTATCAGGTGATGATGAAACTCGAGCGGCCGATATCAATCAGATGTTTGCCGATCCAAAGATTGATGGCATCATCTGTCTTCGGGGAGGATACGGGACTCCTAGACTGTTACATAAGCTAGATTATGAGATGATCAGGAAAAATCCGAAGCTGTTTGCCGGATATAGCGACATTACCGCATTGCATACCGTATTCAATCAAAGATGTGATTTGGTAACCTTACATAGTCCGATGCCCGCTTCCGATATGTTAAGGGATTTTGATGAGTTTACGAGAGAGAGCTTCTTGAGGGCCATATCGTCTACGGAACCTCTTGGAGAATTGAAGAATCCAGATGGGGAAGAAGAAATAAAAAGTTTAGTTGGTGGAGTGGCGAGAGGGCCGATTGTGGGTGGCAACCTTTCGCTACTGGCCGGAACAATAGGTACTCCTTATGAAATTGATACGAAGGCTAAGTTGTTGTTCATTGAAGAAATTGATGAAGAGCCCTATGCAGTCGACCGTATGTTAACTCAACTAAAATTAGCAGGTAAGTTTACTGACTGTAATGGCGTTATCCTCGGAAACTGGAATAACTGTGTAACAAAAGGGGAAGGCCGACCAAGCCTATCCTTGCTAGAGATTTTCAATGATGTCATCGTTCCAGCAGGAAAACCAGTAATCTATGACGTCAAAGCGGGTCACTGCAAGCCAACCCTCACTATCCCCTTTGGGGTCGAGGTCATCCTGGACGCAGATGCAAGTACGTTGACCATTGTGGAAAGTGCACTGGTTTAA
- a CDS encoding amino acid ABC transporter ATP-binding protein has protein sequence MIKAEKLTKSFGKLEVLSDISTTIEKGEVVTIIGPSGSGKSTFLRCLNLLEEPTAGKVWIGNDEITNPKTNIMKVRQKIGMVFQHFHLFPHMSVLDNLTYAPLKIKGLSKKEAEAKAVELLEKVGLKEKVNEFPNRLSGGQKQRVAIARALAMEPEAMLFDEPTSALDPEMVKEVLEVMKSLAHTGMTMAIVTHEMGFAREVADRVLFLDGGKIQEDANPKEFFSAPKTARAKEFLEKIL, from the coding sequence GTGATTAAAGCTGAGAAACTGACAAAATCATTTGGTAAATTAGAGGTTTTAAGTGATATTTCCACAACCATTGAAAAAGGCGAAGTGGTTACGATTATTGGTCCTTCTGGATCAGGGAAGTCGACGTTCTTGCGTTGCTTGAATCTTTTAGAAGAGCCAACAGCGGGTAAGGTTTGGATTGGTAATGACGAAATTACGAACCCTAAGACTAACATTATGAAAGTCCGTCAAAAAATCGGAATGGTGTTCCAGCACTTTCATCTTTTTCCGCATATGAGTGTTTTGGATAACCTAACGTATGCACCGTTGAAAATCAAAGGCCTTTCTAAAAAGGAAGCGGAGGCAAAAGCCGTGGAACTTTTAGAAAAGGTAGGGTTAAAGGAAAAAGTGAATGAATTTCCAAATCGGTTATCTGGTGGGCAAAAACAACGTGTAGCTATCGCTCGAGCATTAGCCATGGAACCAGAAGCTATGTTGTTTGATGAACCAACCTCAGCCCTAGATCCAGAAATGGTAAAAGAGGTTCTGGAAGTTATGAAATCCTTGGCTCACACCGGAATGACCATGGCCATCGTCACTCATGAAATGGGATTTGCGCGTGAAGTGGCAGACCGAGTCCTCTTCCTAGACGGGGGAAAAATCCAAGAAGACGCAAACCCAAAAGAATTCTTCTCCGCGCCAAAAACAGCGCGTGCAAAAGAATTCCTAGAGAAAATTTTATAG
- a CDS encoding iron-hydroxamate ABC transporter substrate-binding protein, protein MKKLRLSFLLLVALVLSACGATADQGTSGDSSSDTKTESETITYESENGPVEVPADPQRVVVLSTFAGNVLALDVPVVGVDSWSKMNPRYELEGVEEVTDENLEKIIELDPDLIIGLSTMKNVDKLKEIAPVVTFTYGKLDYLTQHLEIGKLLNKEEEAQNWIDDFKERAAAAGEDIKAKIGEDATVTVIENFDKELYVFGDNWARGTEILYQEMKLNMPEKVKETALEPGYYTLSLEVLPEFVGDYLIVSKAEEKESSFMETETFKNIPAVKNGNTYVVDSKEFYFNDPITLDFQLEFFMDSFLGE, encoded by the coding sequence ATGAAGAAATTGAGACTTTCATTCCTGCTGTTAGTGGCGCTCGTGCTTAGTGCTTGTGGAGCTACTGCTGATCAAGGAACATCGGGAGATTCATCTTCTGACACTAAAACTGAATCCGAAACGATTACGTACGAATCTGAAAATGGGCCAGTTGAAGTCCCTGCTGATCCACAGCGTGTAGTCGTTCTTTCAACGTTTGCTGGAAATGTATTAGCCCTAGATGTCCCAGTTGTGGGTGTTGACTCTTGGTCTAAAATGAATCCTCGCTATGAATTAGAGGGTGTCGAAGAAGTGACAGACGAAAATCTAGAAAAAATTATAGAACTAGATCCAGACTTAATTATCGGTCTTTCTACTATGAAAAACGTCGATAAACTAAAAGAAATTGCACCGGTTGTCACGTTTACATATGGAAAACTGGACTATTTAACGCAACACTTAGAAATTGGAAAACTATTAAATAAAGAAGAAGAGGCTCAAAACTGGATTGATGACTTCAAAGAGCGTGCGGCGGCAGCAGGAGAAGACATTAAAGCAAAAATCGGTGAAGATGCTACGGTTACGGTTATTGAAAACTTTGACAAAGAGCTATATGTTTTCGGAGATAACTGGGCACGTGGAACAGAAATTCTTTATCAAGAAATGAAGCTAAACATGCCTGAAAAGGTAAAAGAAACAGCGTTAGAACCAGGTTACTATACGTTGTCACTTGAGGTTTTACCTGAATTCGTAGGGGACTATCTCATAGTTAGTAAGGCAGAAGAGAAAGAGTCTTCCTTCATGGAGACTGAAACGTTTAAAAACATTCCGGCAGTTAAGAATGGCAATACTTATGTTGTGGATTCGAAAGAGTTTTACTTTAATGATCCGATTACTCTTGATTTCCAACTCGAGTTCTTTATGGATTCCTTCTTAGGAGAATAA